TGTCGACGAGCTCGACGGCAGGCCACTCCACATCCAGGTCGATGATCTCGTGTGGGTCGAGGCCGTCGAAACTGAATGTCAGGCCCCGGTCGTGGGGGTCTCGCACGATGGGCACGTTGGAGCGTCGCCCGCCGCGGTGGTTGGCGGTCACCTTAGGGGTGGGGCCGTGCCGGAACCACGTGACGATCCGGGTCGCCTCGGTGGCGTCGGTGGGGGCTATCTCTTCGCCGAGCAGCGCGTTGACCAGCGTGGACTTACCCGCCTTCAGAGTGCCGGCGAGCGCGATGCGGATCGGCTGGTTGAGTTGCCACCCGATGCGCTCCAGCTCGTTGTGCACGTCGGGGCGGTGACGATATGCGGGGTCGCCACGATACGCCTGGACGGTGCCGCGCAGGATCGCGCGCACCTGATCGCCCGTGCTCACGCTGCGGAGTCCACCCTTTCAAGCGCCTTTCAAGCGGCCAACTCTTCGAGCTTAGGTCGTGCCGAATCGCGGGATCGCCGGCCCGACTGTTTGATCACCGGCACCGCCGGGAAGCCTGCCGGCAGTGCAGCGTAACGGCTGTTCGTGCGAGGCGAGACGAAGCGAGACGAGAGATGCAACCGAAAACCACTGTCGACACGCCGATCGGCGAACTGATGAGCCAGCTGTCGGCACAGACATCGCGGTTGGTCCGCGACGAGATGCGTTTGGCACAAAAGGAGTTCACCGAGTCGGCCAAGCATGCCGGGATCGGTGCCGGGTTGTTCAGTGCCGCGGGCCTCATCGCCGTGTTCGGCCTGGCCGGGGTGGTCACCGCGGCGATCGCCGCGCTGGCGTTGGTGCTTCCGGTGTGGGCGGCGGCGTTGATCGTGGCGGTCGTCCTGTTCGCGATTGCCGGGATCACCGCGCTGATCAGCAAGAAGCAGATCGATCAGGCGTCGCCGACCCCGGAGAGGACGGTCGCCAACGTCAAACAGGACATCCACGAGGTACAGGACGAAGTGAGGACGGCCCGTCATGGCCGGTGACAACGCTGACAAGCCCGCGAATCCGCGACCGGAACCGGGTCCGGACGCCGGCGTGGCCGAGATCCAGGCCGATATCGACAAGACCCGCGACGAACTCGGTCAGACGGTGGAAGCGTTGGCGGCCAAGACCGACGTCAAGGCGCGGGTCCACGACAAGGCAGTCGAGACCAGGCAACGTGCCGTCGACAAGGCACACGCCGCGCAGGCCGCCACCCGCGACGCGATCACCGATGATCGGGGTGCGGTCAAGCCGGTGATCCCGGTGGGCGCGGTGGTCACCGTGCTGGTCGTCGTGGTCGGCGTCCTGTGGTGGCGGCGACGCCGCTGACCCCTCTCAGGCCGGGCTCGGCGCCGCGTTCTGAGCCAGTTTGGTCGCGTGCTCGACCACCTGCTTGAGGATGTTCTGTTGCCGCTCGAGTTCCTTGACGCGCGTATTACGTTCGGTTTCCTCGACTTTCGCGGCAGCGATCGCGGCCTGTAGCGACTCGTTGAGGGATCGCGTGGTCTGGTTGGCGATCTCACGGTAGTGATCGCGCAGTTGACGCTGAATTCCTTTGAGCCGGTCACGCGATTCCTTGCCGACGACGAATGCGACGTCGTCGACGAACTTGCGCACGTTGGCCTTGGCCTCGTTGCGGACGCGCAGCATGCGGTTCTCCATGTCCTCCTTGTAGGCCTTGCGCCCCAGCACGAATCCGGCACCGATCGA
This genomic window from Mycolicibacterium goodii contains:
- a CDS encoding DUF3618 domain-containing protein — encoded protein: MAGDNADKPANPRPEPGPDAGVAEIQADIDKTRDELGQTVEALAAKTDVKARVHDKAVETRQRAVDKAHAAQAATRDAITDDRGAVKPVIPVGAVVTVLVVVVGVLWWRRRR
- a CDS encoding phage holin family protein; this translates as MQPKTTVDTPIGELMSQLSAQTSRLVRDEMRLAQKEFTESAKHAGIGAGLFSAAGLIAVFGLAGVVTAAIAALALVLPVWAAALIVAVVLFAIAGITALISKKQIDQASPTPERTVANVKQDIHEVQDEVRTARHGR